In a single window of the Coregonus clupeaformis isolate EN_2021a chromosome 10, ASM2061545v1, whole genome shotgun sequence genome:
- the LOC121575746 gene encoding uncharacterized protein LOC121575746 isoform X2, with amino-acid sequence MDTLKTDDPEMTSAEEHLERLLSVEALQGASDNLIAKVHGLILEITISRQLQSMAGHRSLSQPALPKPALRKLSKDDASELIYNFAQTSVRRLLGQCMGRPMPPSAEMVLDQVIKLMTDVVMDSLTYGSKSAMEDDTSNAASDIIHGVVADLNATEEFPARSLSPADVKADGMARLPSARGEETKKNRKWHFLPKMHTFPKIMIKLFKTKGEPKRHPELDWLPTKRLRETHISQDAECEVPEVPSTSPPKEDLTTTPAPAPQESQSRKRPLIVRVLHALSEPSPNHSEELLGRRIS; translated from the exons ATGGACACATTGAAGACGGACGACCCAGAGATGACTTCAGCAGAAGAACATCTGGAAAGGCTCCTGTCAGTTGAAGCCCTTCAAGGTGCGTCTGACAACCTGATCGCAAAGGTCCACGGTCTCATTCTGGAGATAACCATAAGCCGCCAGCTTCAATCCATGGCTGGCCACAGAAGCCTCTCTCAACCAGCGCTGCCTAAGCCAGCCCTGAGGAAGCTGTCAAAGGACGATGCCTCAGAGCTCATTTACAACTTTGCCCAGACTTCTGTTAGGAGACTCCTGGGGCAGTGTATGGGAAGGCCTATGCCACCCTCGGCTGAAATGGTTTTGGATCAGGTCATCAAGTTGATGACAGACGTGGTGATGGACAGCCTGACTTATGGGTCCAAGTCTGCAATGGAGGATG ACACCAGCAATGCCGCAAGTGACATCattcatggtgttgtagctgaccTTAATGCTACTGAGGAATTCCCTGCCAGGAGCCTTAGCCCGGCTGATGTAAAGGCTGACGGCATGGCCCGCCTTCCCTCTGCCAGAGGGGAAGAGACTAAGAAGAACAGGAAGTGGCATTTCCTACCGAAAATGCATACGTTTCCAAAGATCATGATTAAG CTGTTCAAGACAAAAGGGGAACCGAAGAGACACCCTGAACTGGATTGGCTGCCTACCAAACGTCTCAGAGAGACTCATATTTCACAGG ATGCTGAGTGTGAGGTTCCAGAGGTTCCATCCACTTCCCCTCCCAAGGAGGACCTGACAACCACACCGGCCCCTGCTCCCCAGGAGTCCCAGTCCCGTAAACGCCCTCTCATAGTCAGGGTGTTACACGCTCTCTCAGAGCCATCTCCAAACCATTCAGAGGAGCTTCTGGGAAGAAGAATTAGCTAA
- the LOC121575746 gene encoding uncharacterized protein LOC121575746 isoform X1: MDTLKTDDPEMTSAEEHLERLLSVEALQGASDNLIAKVHGLILEITISRQLQSMAGHRSLSQPALPKPALRKLSKDDASELIYNFAQTSVRRLLGQCMGRPMPPSAEMVLDQVIKLMTDVVMDSLTYGSKSAMEDVIVHRSVTLACSSHSDTSNAASDIIHGVVADLNATEEFPARSLSPADVKADGMARLPSARGEETKKNRKWHFLPKMHTFPKIMIKLFKTKGEPKRHPELDWLPTKRLRETHISQDAECEVPEVPSTSPPKEDLTTTPAPAPQESQSRKRPLIVRVLHALSEPSPNHSEELLGRRIS, from the exons ATGGACACATTGAAGACGGACGACCCAGAGATGACTTCAGCAGAAGAACATCTGGAAAGGCTCCTGTCAGTTGAAGCCCTTCAAGGTGCGTCTGACAACCTGATCGCAAAGGTCCACGGTCTCATTCTGGAGATAACCATAAGCCGCCAGCTTCAATCCATGGCTGGCCACAGAAGCCTCTCTCAACCAGCGCTGCCTAAGCCAGCCCTGAGGAAGCTGTCAAAGGACGATGCCTCAGAGCTCATTTACAACTTTGCCCAGACTTCTGTTAGGAGACTCCTGGGGCAGTGTATGGGAAGGCCTATGCCACCCTCGGCTGAAATGGTTTTGGATCAGGTCATCAAGTTGATGACAGACGTGGTGATGGACAGCCTGACTTATGGGTCCAAGTCTGCAATGGAGGATG TTATTGTACACAGGTCGGTCACACTAGCGTGCTCTTCTCACTCAGACACCAGCAATGCCGCAAGTGACATCattcatggtgttgtagctgaccTTAATGCTACTGAGGAATTCCCTGCCAGGAGCCTTAGCCCGGCTGATGTAAAGGCTGACGGCATGGCCCGCCTTCCCTCTGCCAGAGGGGAAGAGACTAAGAAGAACAGGAAGTGGCATTTCCTACCGAAAATGCATACGTTTCCAAAGATCATGATTAAG CTGTTCAAGACAAAAGGGGAACCGAAGAGACACCCTGAACTGGATTGGCTGCCTACCAAACGTCTCAGAGAGACTCATATTTCACAGG ATGCTGAGTGTGAGGTTCCAGAGGTTCCATCCACTTCCCCTCCCAAGGAGGACCTGACAACCACACCGGCCCCTGCTCCCCAGGAGTCCCAGTCCCGTAAACGCCCTCTCATAGTCAGGGTGTTACACGCTCTCTCAGAGCCATCTCCAAACCATTCAGAGGAGCTTCTGGGAAGAAGAATTAGCTAA